atacatagtaattaaagaattacacgataaataattttatgatgtcttaagttttttaaaatttattcactTAAACTTAGATAGATTGATAaacaataattcaaatgattggaggaaaaaaaaatagaaatggtTTTTTGGATCCAAATTGGGTGCACAAAACTTATGAGTATTGATGGGTAGCgattcaattcaaatttaatatatatatatatatatatatttaatgagttTGGTgtctaataatatttattgggCCTAGGTATGAGTTTTTGAGTTAGTCAATGAATATGGATATGATCTTACCCTGTTTATTGACATCCATAatcttatcaaatattttgggaAACTTATAAGTTCTACTAAACACcctctaattatattttgggataattatatttctctcccttctcttgaaatttggtgtaattacaaataaaccTCTtgtaatttggaaaattagaTCTAGCAACCTTGAACGTTGCTTTCGTCttacaaataagtccatttgttaattagtcaaaatttattgatattaacaaaaaactgaatgaagattgatatttatccttgattgacttataacttatttatagcaggtcaaacaattttttttactgaaCCACGTACCTTTATAACGTGGAAAATATGCATTCTCACATgtattaatacataaaaatctatgtagataatttaatcataaaaagatttatttaatttgtaataaatcaataataagtccatCGGggtaaataaaattcttgaaatttgctccccccccccccccaaNNNNNNNNNNCAAGTACCTCAGGAGACACACCTGACTAATTAACTAGCTAGCAATAATGTGGTGTAATCTCATTCTTGATACGCACAAGCAAATTGTTGGGTAAGGAGTTGACAAATACTAAGTAATGCATGTGAAGGTTAACGTTGTAAGGATAAGAAGCTCATAAATGCTGGTGCATGGGGTGCGTCAATCTTAGGCATGACAAGTTTTAGTCAAATGCCTTTGCTTTGATCATCACTATACTATACTTCAATTCAAACCCTTATCTGCAGATcgtataataaattagtaccATTTTTCAATGCTATCACACGTACTTCAGCTCTGGAGTCTTCTTCGTACGTAAGGGATGGATCCACTGCTATAAATACCAACCCCTTTTCACAACAACATTCATTCAAACATATAGTACACTAAGCGAATATGGCTAAGTTTCAAGTTAGCTCCACCATTTTCTTTGCTCTCTTCTTCTGCTTTCTCCTCTTAGCATCAAATGgtctgtttctttcttctctctctctatgcTCGCTTGCTCTCtaatatgtgtgtgtatgtcgCTAACTATGCACTTACGAACACATGCCCTTCTTTAGGTGTAGCATTGCGCGCATGCATAGCTAGGCTAAAACTTCCCAAAAGGGGAAAAATGATCAGTATATTTGCTAACGTCTTAACGTACTCTGTACTTTATAGACCGTCCATCTAAATCACAACGTATTGTACATGATTACACGTTATAAAGTGGTAACAAGATCGATCCATATATATGCGTTCGTCATGTTCCCATTTTTTATTGGTATATGTCGTGATTAAAAGTCAGCTCTTGTTTATTATTGCAGAAGCCAAAATTTGCCAGAGAATGAGCAAAACGTGGTCGGGGGTATGCCTGAACAGCGGCAACTGTGACAGGCAGTGCAGGAACTGGGAGAGGGCTCAACACGGAGCTTGTCATAGGAGGGGCTTGGGCTTCGCCTGCCTTTGCTACTTTAAATGTTGAAcctgaaccaattatatatacgTACGACGTCCGGTGATTCCACACATTAATAAAGACTAGCTAGCTGGTTGTTTCAATAAGTTATG
The nucleotide sequence above comes from Sesamum indicum cultivar Zhongzhi No. 13 linkage group LG11, S_indicum_v1.0, whole genome shotgun sequence. Encoded proteins:
- the LOC105173877 gene encoding defensin-like protein 1 — encoded protein: MAKFQVSSTIFFALFFCFLLLASNEAKICQRMSKTWSGVCLNSGNCDRQCRNWERAQHGACHRRGLGFACLCYFKC